In Anaerolineae bacterium, the DNA window TGGCAGGATCCCACTTCACCCGGTCGTAGGCTTCCTGGGCCCGCCGCAGGTTGACCTCTGCCTGGGCGAGTTCCGCCCGTGCCACCGCTACCTGCACCGGATCGGGTTGGAGCAATTTCTGGAGTGCAGCCTGGGCCGCTGCCACTGCCGCTCTCGCCTCTTCCAACTCTTCCGGACGCGGACCAGCTTTCAGGGCGTCCAAGCGGGCCTGTGCGGCGGCTAAAGCTGCCTCCGCCTGCTGCACCGCCAGCTGAGCATCGGCGGGGTCCAGCTGGATCAGCACATCTCCAGCTTTAACCTGGTCGCCCGGCACCACACGGACTTCCAGCACCACTCCACCTGTTTGGGCGCTCAGGGTAGCCCACACTGCCGGAACTACTTTGCCGCTGACGGAAATGACCGACCGGGCTTCCTCCACCGTTTCCGGGGGTGGCGTTGGCGCAGCCTGACCACAAGCCGAAAGGGGTAAAACAGCAAGGACCATAGCGATTACAAGCACCCTACGCATTATCAGCCTCCTCAGGAGAGCTCAGGTTCATTCGTACCTAAGGGCTTCCACCGGATGCATTCGGGTGGCCCGCCAGGCCGGGTAAAGGCCACCAAGCACGCCCGCCACCAGCGAGACCACCGCTGCCTGCCCGAAGAGTCCCGGCCTGAAAACTGGAGCGAAAGCCTGAGCGATCCCCGGCATCCGGGTTGCTCCCACCGCCAGAAGGACGCCCAGCAGGGTTCCCCACAGGCCTCCCAGAATTCCCAGCAGGAGCGATTCCTGCAAAATCACTCTCAGTACCTGACGGGGCCGCCAGCCCAGCGCCCGCAGAACGCCTATTTCCCGCGTTCGCTCCAACACGCTCATCAGCATCGTGTTGAGCATCCCCACAGCGCCGATGAAGACCGCCAGGAAAGAAATCTGGTTCACCGCCTGCCGCATTATCCGCAGGTCGCTAACCACCCGCTCGGCCTCGGTGGTGAGGGCGAAATCAACCCCTGGAAACGCAGCCTTCAACCGGTCTCGCACCAGTGCTGCCTCTTGAGGTCGCTTCAGCTTGATGTAGTACATCTGGACCTGTCGCGGTTTGCCTGCAAGCATCTGGGCCTCCCGCAAGCTGACAACTGCACCTATGTCCTCATAGGCGACGCCCGTTTCGTAAATGCCGACGACGCGAAAGGTGGTCTCCTGGAGGCGGAGCGTGTCTCCCACCTTAAGGCCCATGTGCTCCGCCGCGCGCCGCCCAACCAGTATCTGGCGCGGTGCTGTGAGGGGACTACCTTCCACAATACGGAAGTGGCCCATAACAAAACTACGCGGGTGGTAGCCGGAGAGGATGAACATGGGCATCTTTTCTATGCTGAGCACGACAAAAATACCTCCCGCTACTGCCTCCACTTCGGGCATTGCAGCGATGCGTGACCCTACCCGCTCGTCTATTGCGCTGAAATCGGCATCTACATTGGCTTGCATGGCGATCAGGTCCACCTGACTATCCCGCCAAATCTGGGAGAACATCACGTAAGTGCCATCGGCTATGCTGCCCAGAGCTACCATAGCAGCGATACCGATGGCGATGCCCAGCGCAGTCAGTGAGGTACGGGTCCGGCGCCGGAGGAGGTTGCGGAATGGCATCCCGCCAGGCAGTGGGCGGGAGATACGGCCGCTGACTCCGCCTTCGTAGCGGAGTGCCTCCACGGGCAGGAGCCGGCTGGCCCACCACGCCGGATACGCTCCACCTACCAATCCCAGCACTCCTACCGTGACCAGTGCCCGGAGGAAAAGATCCGGTGAGAATTGAGTGCCCCAGGAGCCAATCCAGCCTCCAGTCCGGCGGACCAGAAGGGCCGCTGCCACTCCCAGGAGGATGCCCACGATTCCTCCCAGCAAGGAAAGTGCAAGCGATTCCTGCAGCACCATCGTTACCACTTGACGACGTCGCCAGCCAAGTGCTCGCAGGACTCCGATCTCCGTGGTCCGCTCAAAGACGGACATAAAGAGGGTGTTGGTCATCCCCACTCCGCCAATGAGGATTGCCAGCCCGGCTACCGCCATCGCCATTGCATCTATCACGCGCACTATGTATTCCTGGTCAATGAACCCTACTGTGGGGATCACCGAGAGGTCCGGAAATTGACGGGCCATCCGGGCGCGGAACGAATCGGCCACTCCAGGATCACGGAGTTTGACGTAGAGGAGGGTCACCCGGCGCGGTTGAACGGTCAGAGTCTGAGCATCTTCCAGAGAGATAACAGCTGCTGTGTCTTCAAAGCTGCTACCTGTCTCATAAAGACCGGTAACGCGGAACGGAACCTGGCCCACGTAAAGGAGATCGCCCACCTTTCGGCGGAGCCTTTCGGCTGCCTGGCGGCCCAGCAGGAGAGGTCTCCCCCGCCGCACCGAGGTTTGGTCCAGCCGTTCTCCCTCCAGGATGCGGAACCGGCGGATGGCGAACCCTTGAGGGTCTAACCCAAGGCAGAAAAGATACGAGCCATCATCCAGAATGGCGCTGGCGAAGACCATGCCATCCACTGCGGCGACCTCAGGCATAGCCCGCACTTCATCGGCGATGGCCTGGTCTATGCTGCCCATGATGGCCGTGAAAGCCCCTGCCTGCGTAACGACGAAGTCGGCCTCAGAGCCACGCACTATGGAGGCGAGGCCCTCCCGAAAGGCACTTGCCACCGCCCCCAAGGCGACGATGGCCGCCACTCCGATGGCGATCCCGAAAAGGGTGAGAATTGTCCGCCCTTTGCGGCGAAACAGGTTCCTCAGCACCATGGTAAAATCTCTGCGACCCCAGAGGTTAAGATGGACATTTCGCCCAGAATATGGTTTCCGCCCGGGAAGGGCAGCCAGGATAAGTTTACATCAGGCCATCATCTTCCCCAAATTCTGCAGAGTCCGGACGACATCCCGGGGCAATGTGACGGGTTTTCGGCCCAGCATGTAGCAACTAACGATTAGGTGAGCTGCGCGTTCCACTATCTCCACCAGGTTGCAGGCCTGACGCAGGCTGCTGGCTGCCACCACAACCCCGTGGTTCTGGAGGAGGCAAACTGGACTGCGTTCCATTGCTTTCACCACTGCCTGAGCCAGCTCTTTGGTCCCTGGCATGATAAAGGGAACCACTGGCACTTCCTTCAGGAAGGCGGCTTCGGTGGTGACGGGCAGGAAAGGAAGCCTGCTTAGAGCCAGGATAGTTGCATAAGGCGCATGGGCATGGACAATGGCCTGGGCCTCCGGCTGCGCCCGATAAATGGCGGTGTGCATCGGCCACTCCGAGGAAGGAGCCAGAGCGCCAGGCTCCAAAGCCTGACCCTCAAATGTAATCCGCACGATGTGTTCGGGCCGCAAGGTGCCCTTGTGAAGCTGGGATGGGGTTATCCAGCATTCTTCCCGCCCCTCTATCCGGACGCTCACGTTTCCTCCGGTGGCGGTGATCAATCCCAGCTGGTAAAGTTCACTGACTGCCTGAACGATTTCCTCGCGCAGGTCTTCCCGCACCGGTGCCGGAGCAGGAACCACCGGGGTCGGAGCGGCACCAGCAAAATCTACTCCGCCCATCTCCTCCCGTGCCTGATTGTAAAGCCGAACCAGGTCTCCCTGGAGGCGCTGCATCCCCATGGCCAGCCGCACATCCCCGCTGAAGGCGAGTTTGCCGCTCATCGCTGCTTTCGTGCCGCTGAGCCGGCCGCTGAAGATTCCGTCCAGCGTTTCTGCTGAAGCCTTCATGCGCACCTCAGCAGGCTCAGGTGGTGCCCCGAGCCCGGCAATAACCCGTCCTTCCCGAAAACCGATGTGGAATTCCAGTCCCAGATCGGTCACAACGTAATGGCTCATGACCCGTTGCCTGGCGGCAAAGTGGTTTACCTTAGGATCTTCTTTCACCAGTTCACAGAAACGATGGAGGATTCGCTCCATCCGGGCACGTATATCCTGAGGGCCAGTTGCCTCTTTCATGAGGGATTCCTCCTCCCGTAAAATTTGCTGTTCCTGCTGGAGGTCGCTGACAGCTGGGCCAGGGCGCTCTGCTCGCTCCCTCAAAAGCTTTTCATCAATCGGCCTGCGAGGGCCTGTCCAGGAAAAACTTTCCAGTGTTTGAGGGTTCAGGATGTGCAGTGGCCGTTCCCCACGGAGTAGGCGATCCAGGTCTTCCACCACCATGCGCCCCTGGTGAATGGCTACCTCTTCTGTGTTTCCACCAATGTGAGGTGTAGCGATGACGTTGGGCATAAGGAGCAGCGGGTCATCGGAGGCCGGGGGTTCTACGGAGAAGACATCCACTGCAGCACCAGCCAGGTGGCCGCTCTGAAGGGCTTCAACGAGGGCCTTTTCATCCACCAGAGCCGCGCGGGCGGTGTTGATCAGAAAGGCCCCCCGCTTCATGCGAGCCAGTTCCTCCCGACCGATCATCCCGCGCGTTTCAGGG includes these proteins:
- a CDS encoding ABC transporter permease; this encodes MVLRNLFRRKGRTILTLFGIAIGVAAIVALGAVASAFREGLASIVRGSEADFVVTQAGAFTAIMGSIDQAIADEVRAMPEVAAVDGMVFASAILDDGSYLFCLGLDPQGFAIRRFRILEGERLDQTSVRRGRPLLLGRQAAERLRRKVGDLLYVGQVPFRVTGLYETGSSFEDTAAVISLEDAQTLTVQPRRVTLLYVKLRDPGVADSFRARMARQFPDLSVIPTVGFIDQEYIVRVIDAMAMAVAGLAILIGGVGMTNTLFMSVFERTTEIGVLRALGWRRRQVVTMVLQESLALSLLGGIVGILLGVAAALLVRRTGGWIGSWGTQFSPDLFLRALVTVGVLGLVGGAYPAWWASRLLPVEALRYEGGVSGRISRPLPGGMPFRNLLRRRTRTSLTALGIAIGIAAMVALGSIADGTYVMFSQIWRDSQVDLIAMQANVDADFSAIDERVGSRIAAMPEVEAVAGGIFVVLSIEKMPMFILSGYHPRSFVMGHFRIVEGSPLTAPRQILVGRRAAEHMGLKVGDTLRLQETTFRVVGIYETGVAYEDIGAVVSLREAQMLAGKPRQVQMYYIKLKRPQEAALVRDRLKAAFPGVDFALTTEAERVVSDLRIMRQAVNQISFLAVFIGAVGMLNTMLMSVLERTREIGVLRALGWRPRQVLRVILQESLLLGILGGLWGTLLGVLLAVGATRMPGIAQAFAPVFRPGLFGQAAVVSLVAGVLGGLYPAWRATRMHPVEALRYE